The following are encoded together in the Ovis canadensis isolate MfBH-ARS-UI-01 breed Bighorn chromosome 2, ARS-UI_OviCan_v2, whole genome shotgun sequence genome:
- the UBAP2 gene encoding ubiquitin-associated protein 2 isoform X3, producing the protein MNTVNSLCLGSAPGSAPSSSARAAPLMTSGKAPPNLPQGVPPLLHNQYLVGPGGLLPAYPIYGYDELQMLQSRLPMDYYGIPFATPPALASRDGSLTNNPYSGDVTKFGRGDSASPAPPTTLAQPQQSQSQAHHTAQQPFLSPALPPGYSYTGLPYYTGVPSAFQYGPTMFVPPASAKQHGVSLSTPSTPFQQASGYGQHSYGTGYDDLTPGTAAGDYSKGGYGGSSQTQNKATGSGPGKGVSATSSTSGLPDMTGSVYNKTQTFDKQGFHAGTPPPFSLPSALGSTGPLAPGAAPGYAPPPFLHILPAHQQPPSQLLHHHLPQDAQSGSGQRNQPSSLQPKSQASKPAYGNSPYWTN; encoded by the exons ATGAACACGGTCAACAGCCTGTGCCTGGGCAGTGCCCCCGGGAGTGCCCCCAGCAGCAGCGCCAGGGCTGCGCCTTTGATGACCTCAG GCAAAGCGCCCCCTAACCTGCCTCAGGGGGTGCCTCCCCTGCTGCACAACCAGTACCTCGTGGGCCCCGGAGGACTGCTTCCTGCCTACCCG ATTTACGGCTATGACGAGCTCCAGATGCTGCAGTCACGGCTGCCAATG GATTACTATGGGATCCCTTTCGCTACACCCCCAGCCCTCGCCAGTCGAGATGGGAGCCTCACTAATAACCCGTATTCAG GTGATGTCACCAAGTTTGGCCGAGGTGACTCTGCGTCCCCTGCACCCCCCACCACCCTGGCTCAGCCACAGCAGAGCCAGTCCCAGGCCCACCACACAGCTCAGCAGCCCTTTCTGAGTCCCGCCCTGCCGCCTGGCTACAGCTACACTGGCCTCCCCTACTACACAGGCGTGCCCAGTGCCTTCCAGTATGGGCCCACCATGTTT GTCCCTCCGGCTTCAGCTAAGCAGCATGGTGTGAGCCTCAGCACCCCCAGCACCCCTTTCCAGCAGGCCAGCGGTTACGGCCAGCACAGCTACGGCACAG GTTATGACGACCTGACCCCCGGCACTGCAGCCGGAGACTACAGCAAGGGTGGCTATGGTGGATCATCACAGACACAGAACAAGGCTACAGGCTCTGGGCCTGGCAAAG GAGTGTCGGCGACTTCGAGCACCTCTGGCCTTCCTGATATGACTGGGTCTGTCTACAACAAGACTCAG ACATTTGACAAGCAGGGATTTCATGCAGGGACTCCACCCCCATTCAGCTTGCCCTCAGCCTTGGGCTCTACCgggcccctggcccctggagcAGCGCCCGGGTACGCGCCCCCGCCGTTCCTGCACATCCTGCCCGCACACCAGCAGCCTCCCTCGCAGCTGCTGCACCACCACCTCCCGCAGGATGCTCAG agCGGCTCCGGTCAGCGCAACCAGCCTAGCTCACTGCAGCCCAAGTCACAAGCCTCCAAACCTGCCTACGGCAACTCTCCATACTGGACAAACTGA